The Caldicellulosiruptor acetigenus DNA window TTTTGTACAACTGCTACAATGAGCTTCATCTTTCCTCTTCTCTCCTCTCTTTGAAAAGCTTCTTCTTTAAAGCTCGCACTTCTTTTTCTACTCTTTCTACTTCTATTTGTTTACTAATAGCCTTTCTATCTCATACAACACCTTTTCAAAGACTTCTTTTTCTGAACCCTGCGCCTCAATGTTTACACATCTTTCAAACCATTTTGATACCTCTTTAAAGCCGCTGTAGACACGCCTGTGAAACTCCAAATCTTCTAAGTCAAGCCTGTCAGTTTTGCCAGCTATTTTAATCCTTTGCAGGGCTATTTCAGGCTCTAAGGTAAGAACAATGTAAAGGTCGGGTTTTATTCTATCTTCAAAGATTGAATTTAATCTCAGAATATTTTCAACACCAACCCCTCTTACAATGCCCTGGTAAACTACACTGCTTAGGATGTATCTGTCGCAAAGCACAATGTACCCT harbors:
- the tmk gene encoding dTMP kinase, which codes for MRKGKLIVFEGNDGSGKTTQLVKVEKYLKEKGYKVLTTREPGGTEVGYRIRKLLLDPQYKMDGLTEALLLAADRNEHVKNVLIPALDEGYIVLCDRYILSSVVYQGIVRGVGVENILRLNSIFEDRIKPDLYIVLTLEPEIALQRIKIAGKTDRLDLEDLEFHRRVYSGFKEVSKWFERCVNIEAQGSEKEVFEKVLYEIERLLVNK